The region GGATGCCGATAAAAATCACATAGTAATTTGGGAAGAAAGGAATACGCAACCAACATGGCCAATTTTTCGTTAAATAATATTTTTGAGTACTATCGTAAGCCTTTTGTACGTATACCCTTGCTTATAATATTAGGGTTGTTAGTCCTATGGGGGATTTTGCGTTCCTGCTCAGATGAAGCCATGAGAAAAGATTATTTCCGCATCGGCAGGGATGTGACGTGGTATCCATTAGACTTAGGCGGTAAAGAACAAAACATGGTGGGCTTTACCAATGATCTTTTTGATGAGATTTCCGGAATGGAGGATCTTCACCTGGAGATTTTTGATGTGACCTCGAAAAGTTTAATATTTGGGTTGGAACGCGGAAATTGGGAAGGAGCTCTTTCATCTATGCCTGCAGATGTCGTCAACCGTCAGAAATATGAGTTTTCAAAACCCTTATATATCCTAGGATATGTTTTATTAGTTCCTATAGACTCTACAATCAAAAGCTTTGACGATATCGACGGCAAAATCATCGGTATATTAAAAGAACAAGCATTAGAATCTTCGATTGCACAGAAAGATGCTATATTTACACCCTATCCCCGTATTTCAAAAGCGATAGAGGACCTTTCAGCTAATCGGATCGATGCTGTGATCATTGATTTCGTGTCCTCTCAACGTTATCTACAAGGTGTATATTCCAAAAAAATTAAAATAGTGACCGCTCCTTCTCAAGAAGACTCCATTCGATTGGTAGCAAAAAAAGGGACAAGCGGAGCTTATTTGATAAAACGCTTTGATGTGGGTTTGGAAAAAATGATTAGAGATGGCTCCTACGAAAAAATGCTCGTTAAGTGGAGCCTTGCTTCCCAACAATGATATTTTCTGCTGAAGTATACCCTTGGATCATATTCCATATTTTGATCATTATTGCTATTGCAATTGATCTGTTGGTATCTCCGAAGATGGAGGGGAAAAATGGAATCAAGTTTTCCCTTTACGCTAGCTTAGCTTGGATCACGGTAGCTGTTTTATATGGTTTTTGGATATGGGAAGAGCGTGGACCTATAGATGCATCCAACTACTTTACGGGGTATTTAGTTGAAAAGGCGCTAAGTGTGGACAACTTGTTTGTTTTCTTAGTGCTTTTCCGAACCTTCAAAACGCCAGAGAAATACCGACGGAAAGTTCTATTCTGGGGGGTCATTGGTGCTGTCCTCATGCGTGCTATCTTTATCTTCGTTGGCATAGCCCTCATTAAGGAGTTTAGCTGGATATTAGATATCTTTGCAGTCTTCTTACTTGTAATGTCTTACAAGCTGTTATTTAAAGATGAACAGGGTGAAATTCCCAAGGTTGTAGATTGGCTTCAAAGTAGGCTTAGGGTGACATCGGGTTATCGCAATGGACATTGGTTAGTGAAAGAAAATGGTAAGTTGTATGCTACACCACTCCTTGTTGTGCTATTAGCGATTGAATTAACGGATGTTGTTTTTGCCATAGATTCCATTCCGGCTGTCATGGGGATTACGCAAGACCCTTATATTGTCTATACGTCTAATATTTTTGCTGTGCTTGGTCTGAGGGCCTTGTATTTCGCTATGAGTTCTTTACTGGAGCTATTCCATTATCTGAATCAGGGATTGGCAATTATTCTCTTTTTCATCGCAGTTAAAATTTTCATGGAAGGGTACTATCACGTTCCTAATCTTATTTCTCTAAGTATTGTAGCTTTGGTATTAACTTTGAGTGCTGTAGCTTCATTAGTTTTTCCTAAAAAGGAATAACTAGTATCTGTTTTAAATAAATATGTATATTTATCTTAACAATTTATTAATAATTATTTGTTATAATTATTTATTTTAACAAATGAATTGATTATGACTAATAATATTGCTTGGATCAGTGCAGCAGGAAATGGGATAGCTAAGGGCGCCCTTGTGTCTCAAGCTCAGAGCAATGAAAAGGTTTTTTTCCAGGGAAGAAGCTATTATCTGGCCAGCCTTTATCAGCAAGCAGGTGTTTGGCAAACTTTTAATCAGTTCTCTGAGATTTTGGGGACTCTATTTCAAAATACGGTTGTATCTTCGCCCATCCAATTCTCCCTTTCCACGCTTTCGTATGCTGCTCATGCTTTGATCTTCTTTAGCGCTATGATGAAGAACTCTGAAATTTCTACAGGAACTTCAGTCTGTGATGCACCCTACCATATTATAAAAAATGAAATTAGCTATCAGAATTTCCATAAACTAAGGCAGCTTACAAATGCCACTGTCAAGCATGCCGGAAATGTGATTCAAGCAGGGCAAATTGCGATTGCAGCCTTTAAATTCTACCAAGGATTCCAGGTTGAGGCGATAGCTTCCGCTGCATTAATTGGCATAGGCTTATTGGATAGGAACAATCGACTTGGACAAAGAGTAAGCAAACTATTTAATCAGTGCCTTCCGTCTTTGTCCGCTATAGGCGTTTTAGTATCTTTAAGTCCCGTAGCATTAAAACTTGCAGCTGGGGCAATTTTGATAAATGAGCTTATTCCTGGGATTATCCGTTTCCTCAGAAACACTATGGATAAAGCAGTACATGGATACTATATTACCTATGGCGGGTACTATCCGCATCTTAAAACATTAGCCTCCTCCAAATCTAATGAACTCAGTCAAGATCTGGACTTAAGCATTTGTAAAAAGGATGTTGAAATTGATTTCAAACATTTGGGTGTAGTGCCTACTCTGGATGTAGATACTACCGGGGCCTCCTTCGAAGATTTTAAGGAGTGCTTCAAAGGAATAGATTGGGAGGATGAAGACAACTTTAAAGTCCTTGAAGAATCCATTCTGAATGATAAAGCGACCATCGAATATTTTGTCGAGTTGTTTAGTCTTACTCCCCCCAATGTGATGAATACGATCATCCGAACAGAAAGATCCTTTGTGAAGAAGGCGGGCGAAGAGAATAGACCGTTATTTAGTCTAAATCCTGAGAAACCCGATTTTAGACCTGAAGGTAAACGCTTTTTGATTGAAAGAGCGCGCCTGAAATTAGCACTCTTTGTTCAAAATCTAGAAGGTGGTAGTCGGCCTGCAGGAGATCTTAGAAGTATCGATGAGATGAAAGAGCGTGCTTTGCAAGTTGTTGCCTTTCTTAAATATATGCCTCAGGAAACCGCGGAACAGAGGGACCTGAAGAGAAAAATTATTCTCGAATTAGCTATGAACGGTAGCGACTATTCATTCTTCATGATGCAACAATCCATAAATCGTTGCTATAGTATGGTGATCACTAATACGGCACAGAAGTGTACATCCCTAAAAACACGATTGCAGCAGTGTTTACAGCAGAAAAGAATGGAGATTGTCCATACATGGTATGATCGGATCCAAGAATATGCACCGATAAACTTTGGAAGTTTTTTGGGATTCAATATCATGTCCGATGTGCATATCTACAACGAGTTTTACAGTTTTATACAACCGGGGTTAGGGTTGGATGAGAGTAATATTGGGCAAGATCGTACTGTAGAGTATATCCCTCCTTTAGGATATTTTGTCAGAACATTATTTCCCTATTATAGGCACGCATTTTTCTCACCTTCTCCTTGGAGTAAAGAAGACGCTATTGAACTGAATAAAACTACTTTAGACGTCATGAAAGCAGCTATGACTTCGTTAAAATTTACTGCATTCGGAAATGAAGAGCAGGGGTATTTTTCTAGAGGATGGACCCTCTTAAAAGGTATATATACTGTTCCACGTGATGCTTTTAGATTAATTAACGCAACGATTTTTCTATATTTTGAAGCGATTGCCGGTCAATATCGCTATGATAAAGAAACCATTTTGCAGGTTTATAATGAGAATCTAGGCAAAGCCTTCACCCAGGCTGAGTATGATGAATGGTGGGAAAAAAGGCTGGAGTTCAATCTTATGAAAGACCGGCTTCTTACTGAGAAGGCTAAAGATCCCGAAAAGTTTGTTATTCTTATGTTTATGAAAATGGATATGCTGAAAAGACGCTGGATACCTAGAGAGATTGTGGCATTCGATTTGAAGAGCAACATATCCGAAGATGTCACAAACTATGTGACAGGCTGATGGACGTTATTTTAGTTAGGGACAACCTGTAATTTGTTTTTGGTAAAATGCAGTAGTTTCTTGCACATGGATATTATAATTTGAGTATCCTGATCTAGGAGAGGGGCGTTCTTTAACTTTAAGTCGAGTTTTACTTTAAGTTCAGAAATACCCGCAATAGTTAAAAGCTTAGGCTCATCAATGAAGGATTTCAGTAGATTCAATGCAAGCCCGTCTCCATTCATTAAACTTTCTACCCATAATTTAAGGCATGCATTTTGCTTGTTCTGGTCTAGGTAAAGTTCATTATTATCTTCTGTTTCCTTCCAAAGAAATGAGGTTAAAATCATCCAGCCTCTTAATTTAGGTTCGATATCTCCAGGGGTATTAAGCAAGGAAATTTGATTTAATAGTAAATATTCAAAATAATTTTGTAATTGATGCGAATCTTCAATCCCCTTAAATACCTGGGTTTCAATACAGATATCTAAAATTGCCAGCAGCTCAAGTTCAATTCGGTCCTCTATTTCTCTATCTTTAGGTTTAGTTTGAATAAGTTTAGAGAGGATTTTCATCAATTTTTGTTTTAGCTGATCATATTTGAATATTTGTATGTGCTGTTTATCAAGAAAATGAAAAAGTCCTTTGCAGGCTGCATGAGGGATATAGTCTGATATGTCCAGCATCCGAAGGAGAGTATTAAAAATATAAGCATACATCTCAACGAGGCCGGGGGAGTCTGCTTTATAAAGATATGTTTGTAATCCTGCTAGCAGGCACATATGGATGTAAACATTTCCCCAACACTCCCTTGCTGTAGTATAAGTCCATATATTGACAAAGGCAGTACCTGCTTCATTTATTATTTCTTTCTGCGATCGACTATTCCAATCTAACAATGCGAAAGAGATGTTAGGGGTTATCCCTTTGATGTTATAGATCCTATTGCATTCGAAAATAAGGTTTGACATACAATAGAGTAGAGAATACTTGTCCACTGATTTTGAATTAAATATCTTACTCTGCATTTCTTTATATTTATTAATATTAGTATCTTCTCCGAGGCGATGGATTTCGAAATTCATCAATAGAATGTTGTAGGCTAAGTAGAGTCCTTTACCGTGTCTAGGAGTATGCGTTAGCATTTTTTGAAATAATGAAAATGCAGCAGCTGTATGTTTCTTTTCATTAGCGGGATAGCGGTGCGCTTGATCTATTTCAGTTTCCAAAAGCAGGAGAAGGAATGCGAATTTTGGATCGTTTACCCAATAGTACCTGCTTAGGCTTCCCGGCTTATAAATGGATGAGAAGTGAATAGAAATATTCTGGGTCAGTGTATTGACTACACTGCATATCACATTTTGGTTGTAATAGGATGCATCGCCGGAAGAGTTTTCAACCAATAGTTCGGCAATATGTTTAAATACAAAATAGCTTTTGTTCGTGGAATGATGGACGATTACCTTCGGATTGCTAAGAACTTTCCTCTTAAAAAGCACATTAGCAAATGTTTTTGCACGTAAATTAAAGCCGGAATCTGACAAGGAGATTAGGAACAAATGAACAAGGACTTCAAGTTTATATCTGAAGCCATTGCTGTAGGAGGGATCATACATATTTATACTTAAACAGTATCCCATGGCATTTTCTATCAATTCTTTTATTTTAGAATTATTTGCCGGAGTTTGCTGCTGTTCTCTAAGCTTGCAAATACTTTCAAGGGGAATTAACAATTGAACGAGGATTTGGGAGTTGCATGAGGGTGGTGGTTTATTTTCTATAATGCAGGAACTAATATGTTCGTGCATACTCTGGGGAAGGATGTCTAAGAGGCTCCGCGGATTAGCAAAAACTTTGCTGGGATGATTAATACTGCAGTGCACTAAGCGGGAACATTCAATGGATAAATAGGTATCATTCGCTAGTGTAAAGATATTTCTAAAAGAAGTTTTTCTCTCTTCCATAGTTCCATATTTCATTGTAGAAGCGAATATAGAATTCAGAAAGTGGCTGAAAATAGGGAGGAGGTTATCGCTAAGTGGGGAGGCTTCAATGATTGCAGCATAGATTTTCTCTACAGTCATTTCGATGAAATTAGGCCACTCAATGGGGTTATTAAGATTAATAGTATTTAAAAAGAACTCCACCTCTTTGAACAGAATTTCTGTCTCCAGAGTAGTATCCGGGGGGTTATGGGAAACAAGAACCGCAAATTTTTGGAAACCAAGGCATAGAAGGTTTGTGCCTAAAGTAAAATTTATCCCGGTACGATGGGAAGGGTGTATTTGCAAGAAATAGAAAAGTGATTTTGTCAATCTAGACATGGCGACAGGCTTGCAGGTATTAGGGAGAAGCTCGCAAATGGTAGTGTAAACATTTGAAAAAGTGTTTACATCGGTGTTTTCAAAGTCCCTAAAAGCGAAATAATAAAGCCTGTGAATCGAACGGCTTAAGCAAGCAGGATGTGATTTACGTAAATAATGAAATGTAAGCCAGAAAGAGGAGATGTTTTCTTCAAAAGTGGTGAGTCTAATTTCTTGACTGTCTGTATCTAAGTTATTTAAGAAGAAGCTCAAAAGGCGATGATATTCATTATTCAAAGGATAGAGCTGATTTTTCAAACACAAAGATAATATGCCCACAGCGATAGGGATAACTCTGCGGCATAACTTCTCATCATCCATAGCAGGATGAAAGAAAAGCCTTTCGAGTAAGTCTTTAAGAACACTTATATAATCTAAGTTATCCTTCAGGGCATTATAATACTTAAGATTTAACTGGAAGAGGTAGTCTATGAATGCAATTTGACTTTGTGCACCAGTAAGATCATAACATTGCTCAAGTGCATCTAAAGTTTTTTTATCAAGATCTTGTGCGTTTCCACTGTTTAAATTGTAATATTGCGACGGGGTTAAAAATCCTTTAGGGCTTAATAATACATCTAAGAAAAGATTGTTCAACTGATTCATATGACTAGGCATATCTTTGAAAGGACTGAAGGTAATTTCAAAATCGGTATGTATTTTAATTTGCTGAGTAAAATCACGTGAAGCCAAAATACGGGATACAGTTACCTCCACAGCAGCCTGGATTAACTTAAAAGCTTCTGTAAATAATAGAGGGTGGTTATTGAAATAGATAATGAGATGCATCATCAGGGCATCATAGAAAGGGTCTGTGTGGGAATGGGCGGAATGGAGCATGTCAAACAAGGTATTATACCATAATGAATCCAAGCGGGCTTGTACTGATTTGCCTAAGGCCTTATGCAGTAAAGGAAAAATATAGGGACAGTTTATGACTGCAGAAAGAGGTGCAGTTTCTTCTAAAATATTAAAAACGTAAGGTGCAAGTATTTTAGGGATCTCTTTAATATATTTTGCACAGTAGGAGGATATAAAACTGATTTGAATTTCTTTTGCTTTTTGAATGTCCCCATTTTGGAAGGTTGCTTGGACGATCCAAGGGAAAAATCCTGCAAGAACAGTCTGTTTATAGAGGGCTTTTGATTTTTCAAAGATCTTAAAAAGATGGATGGCTAATTGCGCATCTAGTTTCTTTGGCCATTTTGTAGCATTGTCGAAGAGAAGGTCTATGGATTGTTTATTGTATTTAGGATGCTTTTCAACCGTTATTAAAATATATGCGCAGCACACAATCAATACATTTTGATAGTTCTTCTGAAAAGCAAGCGGAATAAGAACTTGTAAAATAGAATGTTGCAGCGCAGGTTTAAATTTATAGCGTCCTGCCTCGTTAAGCACTTCAAGAATAAAATCTTCGGAAGAAGCTTCTGTGCATTGGAAAAGTCTACAAAGGATATTTCTTCTTTTGTCAGGAGGAATCGTTGTCTCAGCACGGAGACACTTAAATAGGTCTTTAAGGCTGTCAAATAAACTTATGAGTTCTGAAGGTGCATGAAGGCCAAGTGCCACAATAGTTTGATTTGATGTTGGCTGGGAAGATGTCTTCCAAATTGCGAACGTATGGACTGCTAGAGTTTTTTTTCCTTTGTGTTCAACCCATTTCCACAAGCAATCCCAATCGGAGCCGTTCAAAAGAGGCGCGTACTTTTTTATGAGATCCGGCATTTTGGGGTGGGTAAAAGTAAAATCTGCCCAAAGTGTTCTAAGAGAGATAATTTTGCTTTCATCCGAAGATGTTTCATTATTAGAATCCAGCAGGTAAACGATTAACTGGTTATAGTCATTATTTTTCAGGGCTTCGCTTAAATTATATTCGTAGTGTTTCGTTATGCGTTTGTCATTAGGAAATAGGTGTTTGATCGAAGTGAGGAATTTCCAAGGGATGAGATTATTGCCATTCAATAGTAAAGAAATAATCTTTAATAGGGGTTCGTACTCGTCAGTCTTAGCAGCACTTTTCTGAATATTTTGTTTCTGTGCAGCGCGTACAACCAGCAGGTGCAGAGCAGGGTCATCAGGTATTTTCTCCATAAATGCCAGCATAAGACTAAAAGTTTCACAATTGCTAAATGAAGGAGTGGCATTTGCCGTTTGGAACCACTCTAAGTAAACATTTGGATTAGCTGAAATCTGCTGTAGGGCTAGGGAAATATATAATTCTCTTTGGGATGTCGAGAAAGTCTTCATTCTATTGTAAAGGCTTATGAAAGTGGGATTAGCAACTGTAACATTCTTAGAGGCCTCGATTTGGAGCGCTTCCAGCAGGCAGTCTGTTTTTAACTCTTCATAAACTAATAAAGCGTTTTCCTGATGAAGTTTTGCATCGTCTCTATGTCTTGCGGAAAGTAGTAGATGATTGGAAAAAGCAGACCATTCCTTGGACGCTGGTGTATGTGCTTTCAAAGTGGCCAGAGTTTTTGCTATGGCTGTGGATAGATTTAGTGATTCAAGAGTGTCTTCTGTTACCAATGTACGGGCAATTTCTAGAAATAGAACGTAATTAGATTCATTGATCAGATTGCTATCCCTTTTCAGGGCAGGTGTTAGTAGGGGTGTTAATGAAAAACTATTTCCCACGTTCTGAAGAAATTTTATCGTTTCATTTCTCAGCAGATCAATTGCAGTGACATCCTTAAATAAAGGGTGACTTTGAGCCTTCAAAAGAAGAGCATATAGTTTAGGTGCAGAGGGTTGTATTTCGGTGAACTTTTCGATGATTTTCAAGATGACACGATATACTTCTAAATTATTTTCTGAGGGGATCGGAGTTACCGAAAGCCAATCCGTAGCCATTTCTGATAAGGCATAAAGGCATCTTTTAGATATAACTTCAGGTGTTTCATCATCTAATAAGATGAAAAGACGCCTCCAATAGTTTAAATAAGATGGCACGAGCTGTTTGAAAAGCCTGCTCTTGAATATTTCTACAACGGATGCAAATTCATTTTTCCAGGGAAATTTCGATCCCAATTTTGATATTTCATCGGCAAGCAAAATGCCTTGTCGACAAGATTCTTCCAACTGTTGGGGATTTTGACTATTGAATGTCTTTTTTAATTTAATGAAAGCTTTTAGATAGTTGTCTCGAAGGGGTGCCTCCTCAAAGGAAACGTTAATCGTCCGATGTGAACATAAATCATATAATTTGCACCAACAGGAAATCTTATGTGATGCACTAGTCATAAGGAGTCTAAGTTTATCGGATAGATATTTTAAGGAAGTTGTATCTAACGTCCCTTGGTTTACAGCAGTCTGCAATTCATCAATAGCGGTTTCAGGATAGTAAAAAAGCATCCTGCAGATGAACCTCAGTTCAAATGCGGGTTTTTCAATCAGCTGGACCCTCCACAGTTCAAACGCAAATGCACTGAGTTGCGGGTCTCCGCTATAGGCAAGAGCAAGCATCCAACCCTGAGGAGTACACTGTATTAAATACCCTAAAATGACGGAATGCATATGTTTCGGGCTGACTGATAATAATAACGATTTTCCGACTTGTATTGCTGTTTCACGTATCAGAGGATGATTTGCATTCATCACATGCGGAAGTATAGTCATGCATAAGATTTCTTCAGCCTTCTGAACCCCTAGAGCGCGCAGCTGCATTAACAAAGAAAGGGCGATAAGTTGGAGTATCTTATTTTCAGGCTTGCCCCAGCTCTGAACTTTGGCTAAAAGGGCTTCAGCTTCAAATACAATGCGCTCTTTGTATTTACTAAAAACCGGGATTGTACTTTCTGTTGCAATGGATAAAGAAAATACAGAAGTAAAAATATCTATCAAGAGGGGAGAGTATTCATCTAAAAAAAGATGAACCCTTTCAGTAGAGGTAGCAAGGGCGTTTGGGTCCCACTCCAACAAGATTTTAAAGCCTGTGTCATGAATGAGCTCAAGGAAGGGTTCATCGAATATTTTTGTAAGATGGACTTTCGAATTGTGCATTGAGGGGCATGCCAGCATAAGCCCAATACTTGCATTTAACATCAGAGCTATGACTGAAGCAGGAATTCCGCTATGCCGTGCATTGAAAAGGGGATCACTAGCTTGGGTGTTTTCCGAGAACAACTTTTTGAATGCAAGTTGAGTATAAGGTTTCAATCCTTTTTGAAAATTTACCTCCCTCTCGCAGATGAGCTCAAAGGCTAAGAATAGAACAAATTTTATCTCGCTAGTATTGTCTGATTGCTCGTTAGTAATGTCTGAATGGCTGATCACATGATTATGGATGTATTCTGCAAATTTGGAAGCCCATTTTTTTTTATCATGGGATTTATTGGAAGCCCATTTATTTTTATCTTGGGATTTATTGAGAGCCCATTTTTTT is a window of Parachlamydiales bacterium DNA encoding:
- a CDS encoding transporter substrate-binding domain-containing protein, coding for MANFSLNNIFEYYRKPFVRIPLLIILGLLVLWGILRSCSDEAMRKDYFRIGRDVTWYPLDLGGKEQNMVGFTNDLFDEISGMEDLHLEIFDVTSKSLIFGLERGNWEGALSSMPADVVNRQKYEFSKPLYILGYVLLVPIDSTIKSFDDIDGKIIGILKEQALESSIAQKDAIFTPYPRISKAIEDLSANRIDAVIIDFVSSQRYLQGVYSKKIKIVTAPSQEDSIRLVAKKGTSGAYLIKRFDVGLEKMIRDGSYEKMLVKWSLASQQ
- a CDS encoding TerC/Alx family metal homeostasis membrane protein, whose product is MIFSAEVYPWIIFHILIIIAIAIDLLVSPKMEGKNGIKFSLYASLAWITVAVLYGFWIWEERGPIDASNYFTGYLVEKALSVDNLFVFLVLFRTFKTPEKYRRKVLFWGVIGAVLMRAIFIFVGIALIKEFSWILDIFAVFLLVMSYKLLFKDEQGEIPKVVDWLQSRLRVTSGYRNGHWLVKENGKLYATPLLVVLLAIELTDVVFAIDSIPAVMGITQDPYIVYTSNIFAVLGLRALYFAMSSLLELFHYLNQGLAIILFFIAVKIFMEGYYHVPNLISLSIVALVLTLSAVASLVFPKKE